The following proteins come from a genomic window of Mariniflexile sp. TRM1-10:
- a CDS encoding alpha/beta fold hydrolase has translation MKQTIIYLALTIFTLTSCNNKTENTNNSMATTTTDSLTFKNGYSEVNGLKMYYEIHGQGKPLVLIHGGGSTIQTNFEKIIPLLAKNRQVIAVELQAHGRTNDRNADLTFEQDADDVATLLKNLKIDKADFFGFSNGGTTTLQIAIRHPELVDKMILGSALAKRNGVPDWFWGFIENAKLENMPELLKVGYKKVAADTNGLQLMHDRDAKRMVNFKDIPDELIKSIKVPTLIIIGDKDVITPEHAIELHRQIANSELAIIPGGHGQYIGEITTITPDFKESDLVVPMIEKFLDKKPAK, from the coding sequence ATGAAACAGACAATTATTTATTTAGCGTTGACAATTTTCACATTGACTTCGTGCAACAACAAAACAGAAAATACAAATAATAGTATGGCGACAACAACAACCGATAGTTTAACTTTTAAAAATGGCTATAGTGAAGTTAATGGACTGAAAATGTATTATGAAATTCACGGACAAGGAAAACCACTTGTTTTAATTCACGGTGGTGGTTCGACAATTCAGACAAATTTTGAAAAAATCATTCCACTACTTGCTAAAAACAGACAAGTAATTGCAGTTGAACTTCAAGCTCACGGGCGGACAAATGACCGTAATGCAGACCTAACATTTGAACAGGACGCAGACGATGTTGCAACACTTCTTAAAAACTTAAAAATTGATAAGGCAGACTTTTTCGGTTTTAGCAACGGTGGTACAACAACTTTACAAATTGCTATTCGACACCCTGAATTAGTTGACAAAATGATTTTAGGTTCAGCACTTGCCAAACGAAACGGAGTTCCCGATTGGTTTTGGGGCTTTATAGAAAATGCCAAATTGGAAAATATGCCTGAACTTTTAAAGGTTGGCTACAAAAAAGTTGCGGCAGACACGAATGGTTTACAATTAATGCACGACAGAGATGCAAAGAGAATGGTAAACTTCAAAGACATTCCTGACGAGCTAATAAAATCCATTAAAGTACCAACACTAATTATTATTGGAGACAAAGACGTTATTACACCCGAACACGCTATTGAATTGCACAGACAAATTGCAAATTCTGAATTAGCAATTATTCCAGGCGGACACGGACAATACATTGGAGAGATTACAACAATAACACCGGACTTTAAAGAAAGCGACCTTGTAGTTCCAATGATTGAAAAATTCCTTGACAAAAAACCTGCAAAATAA
- a CDS encoding Shedu anti-phage system protein SduA domain-containing protein, giving the protein MAYKKTPLEKFQTKLKNVLVENDAIEVNKKIKIDKTVFFQYSKLQIKYFKKRYYPSRKIDIVEEDFEVIIPLNHENLTIFSSNAINPPAGAKRIVDLFKYATGNPFDSIVLGAKENKLITTKIFITKELYDVIVKIDKEEGRERNVRVNNRISPFMEAQYKLTLPKVDLNRDYSLLLKEIIASDQITKADVISLTNNLESGETNQVIIEKQVTKQVKWLIETIESVIEEKDLTVAKAKELGHTLFGFNKIDIIGPEQLMEMILTKYGQYTLFGVPALLNTNKYVNHATLSRSQFDLILITHLGDIEVVELKRPDQKILDYDSNRGKFYPSKDLSIAISQAERYISAVNKDNDDEYKIDEKKIRQFISDEIGGILYVEAVRPAAIIIIGSWATISKDYSKLSAETKSKVSKQDYDDNGLRAYRELKSSFRNIKLLNYSELLEHARTRLELMK; this is encoded by the coding sequence ATGGCATATAAAAAAACTCCATTAGAAAAATTTCAAACTAAACTTAAAAATGTATTAGTTGAGAACGATGCCATAGAAGTAAATAAAAAAATAAAAATTGATAAAACTGTATTTTTTCAATATTCAAAACTTCAAATTAAATATTTTAAAAAGAGATATTATCCTTCTAGAAAAATCGACATTGTAGAAGAAGATTTCGAAGTTATAATTCCACTAAATCATGAAAATCTCACGATATTTAGTTCTAATGCAATAAATCCACCAGCAGGAGCAAAAAGAATTGTAGATCTTTTTAAATATGCAACTGGAAATCCATTTGATTCTATAGTTCTTGGAGCTAAAGAGAATAAACTCATAACTACAAAAATTTTTATTACTAAAGAACTATATGACGTAATTGTAAAAATTGATAAAGAAGAAGGACGAGAACGAAATGTGAGAGTTAATAATCGAATATCTCCGTTTATGGAAGCTCAATATAAATTAACATTACCAAAAGTTGATTTAAATAGAGATTATTCTCTTCTTCTCAAAGAAATAATAGCAAGCGATCAAATTACAAAAGCTGATGTTATTTCATTAACAAATAATCTAGAAAGTGGCGAAACTAATCAAGTTATAATTGAGAAACAGGTAACAAAACAAGTTAAGTGGTTAATTGAAACTATAGAAAGTGTAATAGAAGAAAAAGATTTGACAGTTGCAAAGGCTAAGGAATTGGGACACACTTTATTTGGATTTAATAAAATTGATATAATTGGTCCTGAACAACTAATGGAAATGATATTGACAAAGTATGGACAATATACACTCTTTGGTGTTCCAGCGCTTTTAAACACAAATAAATATGTAAATCACGCAACATTATCACGTTCACAATTTGATTTGATTCTTATCACACATCTCGGAGATATTGAAGTTGTAGAATTGAAAAGACCAGATCAAAAAATACTTGATTACGACTCAAATAGAGGAAAATTTTATCCTTCCAAAGATTTATCAATTGCTATCTCTCAAGCTGAAAGATATATTTCGGCTGTAAATAAAGATAATGATGATGAGTATAAAATTGACGAAAAAAAAATCAGACAATTTATTAGTGACGAAATTGGCGGAATATTATATGTAGAAGCTGTTAGACCAGCTGCAATCATTATAATTGGGTCATGGGCAACAATCTCAAAAGATTACTCAAAACTTAGTGCCGAAACGAAATCAAAAGTTTCTAAACAAGATTATGATGACAATGGATTACGAGCATATCGCGAATTAAAAAGCTCTTTTAGAAATATTAAGTTACTAAACTATTCAGAACTTCTCGAACATGCTAGAACTCGACTCGAACTCATGAAATAA
- a CDS encoding HNH endonuclease, whose protein sequence is MQICYNCGNEFPEEKITREHIPAQNLFVGYGNEYKVNRLVVPACFECNNKYSQIDQEIRDAIGIMNNNDDNQIELTRKSVKSIMRRKNWADRLFFSEGKVLAVDFSYNEFKQLHIKNFKGVFYDKYKRPLPKDFEVEIIAEGDEEDEKLMGIGKLFYDYVIEGNNFLVSGHEDIFMYNIKTMNPTETEYVVDSDDIENALCIIGVFVYHKNLCSIVIAAKKEFLEGIKQKKKE, encoded by the coding sequence ATGCAAATATGCTATAATTGTGGAAATGAATTCCCTGAAGAAAAAATAACACGAGAACACATACCTGCACAAAATTTATTTGTAGGTTATGGTAATGAATATAAAGTAAACAGATTAGTTGTGCCAGCTTGTTTCGAGTGTAATAATAAATATTCTCAAATTGATCAGGAAATTAGAGATGCAATTGGAATAATGAATAATAATGATGATAATCAAATTGAATTGACAAGAAAGTCTGTAAAATCAATTATGCGTCGAAAAAATTGGGCAGATAGATTGTTTTTTTCAGAAGGTAAAGTTTTAGCAGTTGATTTTAGTTATAATGAATTTAAACAATTGCATATAAAAAATTTCAAAGGTGTATTTTATGACAAATATAAAAGACCATTGCCAAAAGATTTTGAAGTCGAAATAATTGCAGAAGGTGATGAAGAAGATGAAAAACTTATGGGAATTGGTAAATTATTTTATGATTATGTAATCGAGGGCAATAATTTTTTAGTTTCAGGTCACGAAGACATTTTTATGTATAATATAAAAACGATGAACCCTACTGAAACAGAATATGTTGTCGATAGTGATGATATAGAAAATGCACTTTGTATTATCGGAGTATTTGTTTATCATAAGAACTTATGCTCAATTGTAATTGCTGCAAAAAAAGAGTTTTTAGAGGGGATTAAACAAAAGAAGAAGGAATAA
- a CDS encoding type I restriction enzyme HsdR N-terminal domain-containing protein yields MNEEDIRGKLLLPYLQDLGFDVSEIFLEHAFSIRLGKKKHVTGRADILCKKNDKNLFVIELKNDSIEITQNDIDQGISYARLLLDDIAPFTIVSNGKTTRIFDSITRKELTGNISGQSVFLTNGYNLSTDEDLRIRYEALKNFISLSTENLKTFCEFQVYDRMGSIIGDINSPYSKFVKELYVQREELQITFGNFLYSPESIFGLVGNAGVGKTNTICSLALRNLEDKFVLFYNAAIIKSPLECISQDLNITFSNRSESDVVLKKLDEIGRFANKNVLVFIDAIDESTNPDIAVELSEIALIAKNLDKIKIIISCKSNIWNDILKIKNKPTYLYEELNKYHNKISDLDNSPGFQLKDFSAKELTEIIPLYQKAFGFKGVISNSLLKELKNGFFLKIFSEVYCNKNIPEKISDKDLINKYLNRSLNETNIGYISGLRTLSAIGKIILNYKYDSWAAYKDEGLDVNHLLEKLDFSLDDNIPEDLFSRNILIKSNKEDSYNVSFYYSKIRDYIICFYSYKLDKLSDDEFYNTLFDFYQNHIGKSALDFYIENASSSHLRALVKFKQDKSLEYVISHNSYLDENFKNFKDKFDPNTHGDIGIMLPNDLIKNDGYALFRMAPNSTQKIAYSNLDDFSNSGYDFWWEKGIKTVHGSNTSLLVKDQNRIVKKNIFEQLKKILEKGRLTAYNSDVLLMEEVAVILYCYYKRLYFENKIEEFYMPRFKEIYPIDLKDLQHRINRFRLTEFYKYKNLNRAVMEETIEKALLENVDIPKITGSGDVVPFEELFKVTQVLLEKGYNQILEHYLPLPDVSIDRAKEFYEQNRKDNWNYVRIAQFSEVQAKQYVSEFFRHLELAYKDFVEYCFPTYKDEFDFYTTIPHEYFFYMKDDDILKWGSFGYRPSPNGKFEINFKDSNESDEAFKSIGLKSLRSFSLDFILRIRDNHRYPIKTVDRINTEKVDEYCVIRNWVYKLLENDMRELFKENED; encoded by the coding sequence ATGAATGAAGAAGATATTAGAGGTAAGCTATTATTACCATACTTACAGGATTTAGGATTTGATGTTTCAGAGATATTTTTAGAGCATGCTTTTAGCATACGACTTGGAAAGAAAAAGCATGTTACAGGAAGAGCAGATATACTTTGTAAAAAAAATGATAAAAATCTATTTGTAATTGAACTAAAAAATGATTCAATTGAAATTACCCAGAATGATATAGATCAAGGAATTTCATATGCTAGATTATTACTAGATGATATAGCGCCATTTACAATAGTTAGCAATGGAAAAACAACTAGGATTTTTGATTCGATTACTAGAAAAGAATTAACTGGAAACATCTCTGGTCAGTCTGTTTTTTTGACAAATGGTTATAATTTATCTACAGATGAAGATCTTAGGATTAGATATGAAGCCCTAAAGAATTTTATTTCGTTATCAACCGAAAATTTAAAAACCTTTTGCGAATTCCAAGTCTATGATAGAATGGGTTCAATCATTGGTGATATAAATAGCCCCTATTCTAAATTTGTCAAAGAACTTTACGTTCAGCGCGAGGAGTTACAAATTACATTTGGAAACTTTTTATATTCTCCTGAATCAATATTTGGGTTAGTGGGTAATGCTGGGGTTGGCAAAACGAATACTATTTGTTCATTAGCTCTTCGAAACTTAGAAGATAAGTTTGTTTTATTCTATAATGCTGCAATTATAAAATCCCCTTTGGAATGCATTTCACAAGATTTAAATATTACTTTTTCCAATAGAAGTGAATCTGATGTAGTCCTTAAAAAACTGGATGAAATTGGAAGATTTGCTAACAAAAATGTTCTCGTATTTATTGATGCAATAGATGAAAGTACAAATCCTGATATTGCAGTGGAACTAAGTGAAATTGCTTTGATTGCTAAAAATCTTGATAAAATAAAAATTATTATTAGCTGCAAATCAAATATTTGGAACGATATTTTAAAAATAAAAAATAAGCCAACTTATCTTTATGAAGAGTTAAATAAATACCATAATAAAATAAGTGATTTGGATAATAGTCCAGGTTTTCAACTAAAGGATTTTTCAGCTAAAGAACTAACAGAGATAATTCCACTATATCAAAAAGCATTTGGCTTTAAAGGAGTTATCTCAAATTCTTTGCTTAAGGAATTAAAAAACGGATTTTTTTTGAAAATTTTTAGTGAGGTATATTGCAATAAAAATATACCTGAAAAAATTAGTGATAAAGACCTAATAAACAAATATTTAAACCGATCACTAAATGAAACAAATATTGGTTACATCTCTGGCTTGAGAACACTTTCAGCTATTGGAAAAATAATTCTTAACTATAAATACGATTCGTGGGCAGCATATAAGGACGAAGGTTTAGATGTGAACCATCTTCTTGAAAAATTAGATTTCTCACTTGATGACAATATTCCTGAAGATTTATTTAGCAGAAACATTCTTATCAAGTCTAATAAGGAAGATTCATATAACGTTTCGTTCTACTATTCAAAAATTCGTGATTATATAATTTGTTTTTATTCGTATAAATTGGATAAACTATCTGATGACGAATTCTATAATACACTATTCGATTTCTATCAAAACCATATTGGTAAAAGTGCTTTGGATTTTTATATCGAAAACGCAAGCTCTTCTCATCTAAGAGCCTTAGTAAAATTTAAACAAGATAAATCATTGGAATACGTGATAAGCCATAATTCCTATCTGGATGAAAATTTTAAAAATTTTAAAGATAAGTTTGACCCTAACACACATGGCGATATTGGAATAATGTTACCAAATGATTTAATCAAAAATGATGGTTATGCACTCTTTCGTATGGCTCCGAATTCAACTCAAAAGATTGCTTACTCAAATTTAGACGATTTTTCAAACAGTGGCTACGATTTTTGGTGGGAAAAAGGAATCAAAACTGTACATGGTAGTAATACATCATTACTTGTCAAAGACCAAAACAGAATTGTTAAGAAGAATATATTCGAACAACTGAAGAAAATACTTGAAAAAGGTAGACTTACCGCTTACAATTCTGACGTTCTATTGATGGAAGAAGTTGCAGTAATTCTTTACTGCTATTATAAAAGGTTATATTTTGAGAATAAAATTGAAGAGTTTTATATGCCAAGATTCAAAGAGATTTATCCAATAGATTTGAAAGACCTACAGCATCGGATAAATAGATTTCGACTGACCGAATTTTACAAATACAAAAATTTGAATCGTGCAGTAATGGAGGAAACAATTGAAAAAGCATTGCTAGAGAATGTTGATATCCCAAAAATTACAGGAAGTGGGGATGTTGTTCCTTTTGAAGAATTATTTAAAGTTACACAAGTATTGCTTGAAAAAGGCTATAATCAAATTCTTGAACATTATTTACCGCTACCAGATGTATCAATCGATCGAGCTAAAGAGTTCTATGAGCAAAACAGAAAAGACAATTGGAATTATGTTAGGATAGCTCAGTTTAGTGAAGTTCAGGCAAAACAGTATGTTTCAGAGTTTTTTAGGCATTTAGAACTGGCTTACAAAGACTTTGTCGAGTATTGTTTCCCCACTTATAAAGACGAATTCGATTTTTACACAACAATTCCTCATGAATATTTCTTTTATATGAAAGATGACGATATTCTCAAATGGGGAAGTTTTGGATATCGTCCGTCCCCTAATGGTAAATTTGAAATTAATTTTAAGGATAGTAATGAATCTGACGAAGCTTTTAAAAGTATTGGGCTAAAAAGCTTGAGAAGCTTTTCGTTAGACTTTATTTTGCGTATTCGTGACAACCATCGTTATCCTATAAAAACTGTTGATCGAATAAACACAGAAAAAGTTGATGAGTACTGCGTTATTAGAAATTGGGTTTATAAACTTCTTGAAAACGATATGAGGGAACTATTTAAAGAAAATGAGGATTAA
- a CDS encoding helix-turn-helix domain-containing protein, with protein MHESLDEIERFIIKRIKELREKNGFTQVSLSLALGKSTTFISDIEAPSKKAKYNIKHLNDIAKILGCSPKDFWPDKPL; from the coding sequence ATGCATGAGTCATTAGATGAAATAGAAAGATTTATTATAAAAAGAATCAAAGAACTAAGAGAAAAGAATGGATTTACTCAAGTTTCTTTGTCTTTAGCTTTGGGGAAGAGTACAACCTTTATCTCAGACATAGAAGCACCTTCAAAAAAAGCTAAGTACAATATCAAACATTTAAATGATATTGCTAAAATATTAGGCTGTTCTCCAAAGGATTTTTGGCCAGATAAACCATTATAA
- a CDS encoding SusC/RagA family TonB-linked outer membrane protein has protein sequence MNKNQLFKIWAATLLPKLVVILSLFALTTNHAQTTTIKGNVTDTSGSLPGVNVIIKGGVKGTLSDYNGEYQITARTTDTLVFSYMGYKTKEVPIASRSVINVDLQEDTTQLKEIVLNAGYYSVKDKERTESISRITAKDIETQPVTNVLATMQGRMAGVNITQSTGLPGGGFAIQIRGLNSIRGTGNDPLYIVNGVPFASQAMGNAELNNGVLQNQANPLNSINPADIESIEILKDADATAIYGSRGANGVVLITTKKGKAGKSRFDVYASSSLGKTTNHMKLLNTEQYLKMRQEAFSNDGITEYPFTDYDVNGTWNQQRYTDWQKALIGNDAMVNSLQLSLSGGSQETQYILSGTLRNETTVFPGDAKYKRAAIHSTVSHQSKDEKLNVRFSMDYSNDKNNLPGADLTRQAYTLAPNAPALFNADGSLNWEEGTFENPLSYLIGTYQTDTQNLISNTFISYKLGYGLDFKSSFGFTDTRLSEIRIRPSTMYNPVYEVTSADSQFIVNDGKRKSWIFEPQISWSGSWNKATCNVLLGTTFQNLKQESLAVDGYGFPNNAVIKNLLAATYLTILDNSSSEYRYNAAFGRFNLNWDGKYIVNLTARRDGSSRFGNNKRFANFGAIGAAWIFSQEKFLENNEVISFGKIRGSFGTTGNDQIGDYQFLDTYSVTSNIYDGITGMAPSRLFNPNFGWETNKKIEAALELGFFEDRVFLTSAYFRNVSGNQLVGVPLPGTTGFTTIQANLEATVENKGFEFDFRSVNIKSKNFNWTTSLNISLLRNKLLKFPGLEGSTYRNNFVIGESLNIGKMYQLTGIDSETGLYTFYDFNDDGAITSNEDRQIIFDKTPKYFGGLSNNLSYKNWSLDFLFQFVKQKGQDVLATFPITGAFSNQPTSVLNSFPQNGATIQQYTSGNNPQAINAFSNFTRSDAMITDASFIRLKTIALTYRLPSVIKGGSANIYFQGQNLITFTKYKGPDPENQSGVSLPPLRQLTLGMQLSF, from the coding sequence ATGAATAAAAATCAACTTTTCAAGATTTGGGCAGCCACACTTTTGCCCAAACTAGTCGTAATCCTCTCCCTGTTTGCCCTAACAACCAACCATGCCCAAACTACTACCATAAAAGGAAACGTAACAGATACTAGTGGCAGTTTACCAGGTGTCAACGTAATAATAAAAGGAGGAGTAAAAGGTACACTATCCGATTACAACGGTGAGTATCAAATAACAGCAAGAACCACAGATACACTAGTGTTTTCATATATGGGCTACAAAACAAAGGAAGTACCCATTGCCAGTCGTTCAGTAATAAACGTAGACTTGCAAGAAGACACCACACAACTCAAAGAAATAGTCCTCAATGCAGGGTATTATTCCGTCAAAGACAAGGAACGCACGGAAAGTATTTCCCGCATCACAGCAAAAGATATCGAAACCCAACCAGTAACCAACGTACTCGCTACTATGCAAGGACGTATGGCAGGGGTTAATATAACGCAATCAACTGGTCTTCCTGGTGGTGGTTTTGCTATTCAGATAAGGGGTTTAAATTCTATTCGAGGAACAGGAAATGATCCGCTATATATTGTTAATGGAGTTCCTTTTGCTTCGCAAGCAATGGGAAATGCCGAATTGAATAATGGCGTTTTGCAAAACCAAGCAAATCCATTAAACAGTATAAACCCTGCTGATATTGAAAGCATTGAAATATTAAAAGATGCAGATGCAACAGCTATCTATGGTTCAAGGGGAGCCAATGGAGTCGTCTTGATAACTACAAAAAAGGGAAAAGCAGGAAAATCACGTTTTGATGTCTATGCCTCTAGTAGTTTGGGTAAAACGACCAACCACATGAAGTTATTAAATACAGAACAGTATCTAAAAATGCGTCAAGAGGCATTTTCAAACGATGGTATAACTGAATATCCGTTCACAGACTATGATGTGAATGGAACTTGGAATCAGCAAAGGTACACAGATTGGCAAAAAGCCCTGATTGGAAATGATGCGATGGTTAATTCACTTCAATTGTCACTATCAGGTGGAAGTCAGGAAACGCAATACATCCTTTCAGGCACACTACGAAATGAAACTACCGTATTTCCTGGAGATGCAAAATATAAGAGAGCTGCTATTCATTCAACCGTTTCACATCAATCAAAAGATGAAAAATTAAATGTTCGCTTTTCAATGGACTATTCAAATGATAAAAATAACTTACCGGGAGCTGATTTAACGCGTCAGGCTTACACATTAGCGCCTAATGCTCCGGCACTTTTCAATGCTGACGGAAGTCTAAATTGGGAAGAAGGAACTTTTGAAAACCCATTGTCTTATTTAATAGGTACTTATCAAACAGATACTCAAAATCTAATTTCCAATACGTTTATATCGTATAAGCTTGGGTATGGTTTAGATTTTAAATCAAGCTTTGGATTTACAGACACGCGTTTATCAGAAATCCGTATAAGACCAAGCACAATGTACAATCCAGTTTATGAAGTCACAAGTGCCGATTCTCAATTTATAGTAAATGATGGCAAAAGAAAATCTTGGATTTTTGAACCTCAAATAAGCTGGTCTGGAAGCTGGAATAAGGCAACATGCAATGTACTTCTAGGAACAACATTTCAAAATTTAAAACAGGAATCTCTAGCAGTAGACGGCTACGGTTTTCCTAATAATGCAGTCATCAAAAATCTTTTGGCAGCTACATATCTAACTATTTTAGACAATAGTAGTTCTGAATATCGTTATAATGCAGCTTTTGGTAGGTTTAATTTAAATTGGGATGGTAAATATATTGTAAACCTTACAGCTAGAAGAGATGGTTCTAGCAGATTCGGAAACAATAAGAGATTTGCCAACTTTGGTGCAATAGGTGCAGCTTGGATTTTCTCTCAAGAAAAGTTCTTAGAAAATAATGAAGTGATAAGCTTTGGAAAAATCCGAGGTAGTTTCGGAACTACTGGAAACGACCAGATAGGTGATTACCAATTTCTTGACACGTATTCAGTTACTTCTAATATTTATGATGGCATTACGGGTATGGCACCATCAAGGCTATTCAATCCCAATTTTGGATGGGAAACAAATAAAAAAATAGAAGCAGCTTTAGAACTTGGATTTTTCGAAGATAGAGTATTCTTAACATCAGCCTACTTTCGAAATGTTTCGGGAAATCAATTAGTAGGAGTGCCTTTACCGGGCACAACTGGTTTTACAACTATTCAGGCAAATCTTGAGGCTACAGTTGAAAATAAAGGATTTGAATTTGATTTTCGTTCAGTTAACATAAAATCCAAAAACTTTAATTGGACAACCTCATTAAATATTTCTCTCCTAAGAAACAAATTATTGAAATTTCCGGGTCTCGAAGGGTCAACCTACCGAAACAATTTTGTCATTGGAGAATCATTAAATATTGGCAAAATGTATCAATTAACAGGGATTGACTCAGAAACCGGACTTTATACATTTTATGATTTCAATGACGATGGAGCAATAACATCCAACGAAGATAGACAGATAATTTTTGATAAAACACCCAAATATTTTGGTGGACTATCTAACAATTTGAGCTATAAAAATTGGTCACTTGATTTCTTATTTCAATTTGTAAAACAAAAAGGGCAAGATGTTTTGGCAACATTTCCTATTACAGGTGCTTTTTCAAATCAACCCACTAGTGTATTAAATAGTTTTCCTCAAAATGGGGCTACTATTCAACAATATACAAGTGGCAATAACCCTCAAGCAATTAATGCTTTTAGCAATTTTACGCGTAGTGATGCTATGATAACAGATGCGTCTTTTATCAGATTAAAAACAATAGCTCTAACATATCGACTTCCATCGGTTATAAAAGGAGGTTCAGCAAACATCTACTTCCAAGGTCAGAACTTAATAACGTTTACAAAATACAAAGGACCAGATCCAGAGAATCAATCAGGTGTGTCTCTACCTCCTTTACGTCAATTAACGCTTGGAATGCAACTTTCTTTTTAA
- a CDS encoding RagB/SusD family nutrient uptake outer membrane protein, which produces MNNINTQIKYWIITAAFICLIACDSFTEVDAPNNQIVSSQVFTNKSGAESALADIYARIREEGVVTGNPIGGTVIMANYSDDLIFFGSNTTLQQFSNHTLIPSNTYINTIWRTTYSHIYAINAFKEGVVNSVNITEEDKSRFLGEALFLRAFLHFYLVNSYGQIPYITSTDYIINKNISKKSETEIHSLILQDLTEAKELIPDNYPTSERVRPNKSVVNSLLARVYLYNQDWQNAQDYASAVIENQLYSWQEDIDQEFLRNNPSIIWSLHPGIAGLNTRDARSFVFASGPPSRSTLAPDLYTAFEPNDLRRTSWIKEIQGSGETWYHANKYKKITNTGISEEYTILFRLAEMHLIRAECKAMVNDLEGAKEDINKIRNRAGLTDTNEISQQDLLQAILNERRLEFFTEQSHRFFDLKRTGKANEILSIVKPNWRPTNVVFPLPENELLLNENLLPQNLGY; this is translated from the coding sequence ATGAATAATATCAATACACAAATTAAATACTGGATAATTACTGCAGCCTTTATATGTTTGATAGCTTGTGACTCTTTTACAGAAGTGGATGCTCCAAATAATCAAATCGTATCCTCTCAAGTATTTACAAATAAATCAGGAGCAGAATCGGCCTTAGCAGATATATATGCTCGCATACGTGAAGAAGGTGTCGTGACGGGAAATCCTATCGGAGGTACCGTCATAATGGCTAACTACAGTGACGATTTAATATTTTTCGGTTCAAACACTACACTGCAACAGTTTTCAAACCACACATTAATTCCTTCCAACACGTACATAAATACTATTTGGCGAACAACTTATTCTCATATTTACGCAATCAATGCTTTTAAGGAAGGGGTTGTAAATTCAGTAAATATAACAGAGGAAGATAAAAGTAGATTTTTAGGCGAAGCACTATTTCTCAGAGCCTTTCTGCATTTCTACCTTGTTAATAGTTACGGACAAATTCCCTACATTACTTCTACTGATTATATAATAAATAAGAACATTTCAAAAAAGTCAGAGACTGAAATTCACAGCCTCATCCTTCAGGACTTAACAGAAGCCAAAGAGCTTATTCCTGATAATTACCCTACATCAGAGCGAGTAAGACCCAATAAATCAGTAGTTAATTCTTTGTTGGCTAGAGTGTATTTATACAATCAAGATTGGCAGAATGCACAAGATTATGCATCAGCTGTTATAGAAAATCAGCTTTATAGTTGGCAAGAAGATATTGACCAAGAATTTTTAAGAAATAATCCGTCAATAATTTGGTCTTTACATCCTGGAATAGCAGGATTAAACACAAGAGATGCACGTAGTTTTGTTTTTGCATCTGGTCCTCCTTCTCGATCTACATTAGCACCTGATTTATATACTGCATTTGAACCAAATGATTTACGCAGAACATCATGGATTAAGGAGATTCAAGGTTCAGGAGAAACATGGTATCATGCCAATAAATATAAAAAAATAACCAATACCGGAATATCCGAAGAATATACAATTCTTTTCAGGCTTGCTGAAATGCATTTAATCCGAGCAGAATGCAAAGCTATGGTGAATGACTTGGAAGGAGCTAAAGAAGATATAAACAAAATCCGAAATCGAGCAGGATTAACAGATACGAATGAAATTTCTCAACAAGATTTGTTACAAGCAATTCTCAATGAGAGAAGATTAGAGTTTTTTACGGAACAGAGTCATCGCTTTTTCGACTTAAAAAGAACTGGTAAAGCAAATGAAATTCTTTCAATCGTAAAACCAAATTGGAGACCTACAAATGTTGTTTTTCCCCTGCCGGAAAATGAATTGTTACTGAATGAAAATCTACTTCCTCAAAACCTTGGATATTAA